DNA from Desulfarculus baarsii DSM 2075:
GGGCCCGATGGTTTCGCCTGCTCGTTCGAGATCGACCCCTTTCGCAAAGAGCGCCTGCTGGAGGGCCTGGACCACATCGGCCTGACCTTGCGCCATGAGGCGGCCATCGCCGCCTATGAGCAAGGCCGCCAAAAACCCTGGCAGGCCGCCGTGGCCAAATCTTGAACCAAAAAACGAAAGAACGCAGCCAAATGACCGAAAATATTTATGACATTGCCGTGATCGGCGGCGACGGCATCGGCCCCGAGGTGGTCGAGGCCGAGATCGCCGTGCTCGAGGCCACCGGCCTGGCCTGGAATTTCAGCAGCTACGAGGCCGGCGACGACTGCCTGGCCAGCCGCGGCCAGGCCCTGCCCCAGGCCACCCTGGACGGCGCGTTGGCCGCCCAGGCCGTGATCTTCGGCGCGGCCGGCGTCAGCGCCGCCGACGTGATTCTGCGCCTGCGCGCCGAGTTGGGCACCTTTGTCAATCTGCGGCCGTCGGTGGCCTACAAGGGCGTCAACTGCCTGCACCCCCAGACCGACATGATGATCGTGCGCGAAAACACCGAATGCCTCTACGCCGGCATCGAGGCCCAACTCACCCCGGAGGTCGTCACCGCCACCAGGGTCATCACCAGCCAGGCCAGCACGCGCATCGTCAACTACGCCCTGGAGTGGGCCCGCCAGGCCGGCGGCAAGAAAGTCACCGCCGTGCACAAGGCCAACGTCCTGCGCAAGACCGACGGCCATTTTCTGCAATGCTGCCGCGCCGCCGCCCGGCAATTCCCCGACGTGCCCTACGAGGAGGCCCTGGTCGACTCGGTGGCCATGCGCATGGCCATGCGGCCCGAGGAGTTCCAGGTCATCGTCACCACCAATCTTTTTGGCGACATCCTCTCCGACCTGGCCGCCGGGCTCATCGGTGGCCTGGGCATGTGCCCCAGCGCCAACCTGGGCCAGGCCCACGCCCTGTTCGAGCCCGTCCACGGCACCGCCCCGGATATCGCCGGCCAGGGCAAGGCCAACCCCAGTGCGGCCATCCTCTGCGGGGCCATGCTGCTGCGCCACCTGGGCCAGGAGCAATGGGCCGCCCGCGTCGAAAAGGCCGTGGCCGACTGCGTGGCCGACGGTCAGGCCACCAGCGACCTGGGCGGCAAGCTGCGCACCATGGAAATGGCCCGCGCCGTCATCGATCGGCTCTAGTAAGGACAGCGTAATGAAAAACTTCCCGCGCCTTTGCGCCCTCGCCACCCTGATCCTGCTGCTGGCCGCCGCCGGCGCGCGGGCCCAGGAGCAGACGCTCTATCAATACTCCACCCTCGACGCCCTGCTCGAAGGCGTCTACGACGGCCAACTGACCATGGCCGAGCTGCTGGGCCACGGCGATCTGGGCCTGGGCACCTTCAACGGCCTGGACGGCGAGATGGTCGTCATCGACGGCAAGGCCTACCAGGCGCCCTTCAGCGGCAAGGTCGAGCTGATGCCCGCCTCGGCCCGCACGCCCTTTGCCCAGGTCACCGCCTTCGCCCCCGAAAAGGCCTTCGAGGTCAAGGGCCCCATGGACATGGCCGGCCTCCAGGCCGCCATCGACAAGGCCATCGAAAGCCCCAACCTTTTTTACGCCATCCGCGTCAGCGGCGGCTTCAAGCACGTCACCGCCCGCAGCGTGCCCCGCCAGACCAGGCCCTATCCCCGCCTGGTCGAGGTGGTCAAAAAGCAGGCCGTGTTCCAGTTCGACGACGTCCAGGGCGACATCGTCGGCTTCCTCTCGCCGGCCTACGTCAAGGGCCTGGGCGCGCCGGGCTATCACCTGCACTTTCTGCGCGCCGACCGCCAGGCCGGCGGCCACCTGCTGGCCGTCGAAATCGAAAACGCCACCGTGCAAATCGACGCCATCCCGGGCCTGCGCGTTCAACTGCCCACCAGCGGCGATTTCCTGAACGTGGGCCTGGGCGACGACAAGTCCGCCGACCTGCACGAGGTCGAAACGAAAAAATAAGGCGTGGCCGCCCGGCCCGCCGCCAAAGGAGAAACACCGTGACGCGCGGCTTGTTGACCGAATTCGACCTGCATCTGTTCAACGAGGGCAGCCACAGCCGCCTGCACGCCAAGATGGGCGCGCATCCGGTGGCCGACGGTTGCCACTTCGCGGTGTGGGCGCCCAACGCGCGGTCGGTCCACGTCATCGGCGATTTCAACGACTGGGACAAGTCGGCCGTGGCCATGGAACTGCGGGGCGACTCCGGGATTTGGGAGGCCTTTGTCAAGGACGCGCGGGTGGGTCAGCGCTACAAGTATCACATCCGCTCGCGCTTCAAGGGCTACAAGGTCGACAAGGCCGACCCCTTCGGCTTTTATCACGAACAATCGCCAGCGACGGGCAGCGTGATCTGGCCGCGGGCCTACGAGTGGGGCGACGCCGCCTGGCTCAAGCGCAGGGCCAAGGCCAACGCCCACCGCGAGCCGATGAGCATCTACGAACTGCACCTGGGCTCGTGGCGCTTGAAGCCCGAGGAGGGCAATCGCTGGCTGACCTACCGCGAGCTGGCCCCGCTGCTGGTCGACTATTGCCGCGAAATGGCCTACACCCACGTGGAATTCATGCCGGTGATGGAGCACCCCTTCGGCGGCTCGTGGGGCTATCAGATCACCGGCTATTTCGCGCCGACCAGCCGCTATG
Protein-coding regions in this window:
- a CDS encoding isocitrate/isopropylmalate dehydrogenase family protein, whose product is MTENIYDIAVIGGDGIGPEVVEAEIAVLEATGLAWNFSSYEAGDDCLASRGQALPQATLDGALAAQAVIFGAAGVSAADVILRLRAELGTFVNLRPSVAYKGVNCLHPQTDMMIVRENTECLYAGIEAQLTPEVVTATRVITSQASTRIVNYALEWARQAGGKKVTAVHKANVLRKTDGHFLQCCRAAARQFPDVPYEEALVDSVAMRMAMRPEEFQVIVTTNLFGDILSDLAAGLIGGLGMCPSANLGQAHALFEPVHGTAPDIAGQGKANPSAAILCGAMLLRHLGQEQWAARVEKAVADCVADGQATSDLGGKLRTMEMARAVIDRL
- the budA gene encoding acetolactate decarboxylase — translated: MKNFPRLCALATLILLLAAAGARAQEQTLYQYSTLDALLEGVYDGQLTMAELLGHGDLGLGTFNGLDGEMVVIDGKAYQAPFSGKVELMPASARTPFAQVTAFAPEKAFEVKGPMDMAGLQAAIDKAIESPNLFYAIRVSGGFKHVTARSVPRQTRPYPRLVEVVKKQAVFQFDDVQGDIVGFLSPAYVKGLGAPGYHLHFLRADRQAGGHLLAVEIENATVQIDAIPGLRVQLPTSGDFLNVGLGDDKSADLHEVETKK